A single Methylomonas sp. AM2-LC DNA region contains:
- a CDS encoding biopolymer transporter ExbD, which produces MGFKTNSDDDEAVSEINVTPLVDVMLVLVIILLVTAPLLTQSVNVALPKTATTTPDTQKQPFQLGIDAQGGITLNKNPIPDLNSLEERLKIELAKNPEMVVHIYADQAINYGKVAELMATVQHAGISKLAFVSVEK; this is translated from the coding sequence ATGGGATTTAAAACCAATAGCGATGATGATGAAGCCGTTAGCGAAATTAATGTCACACCGCTTGTCGATGTAATGTTGGTTTTGGTGATTATTCTATTAGTAACCGCACCTTTGTTAACACAATCAGTGAATGTGGCCTTACCTAAAACAGCCACCACTACCCCTGATACCCAAAAGCAGCCATTTCAGTTAGGTATTGATGCGCAAGGCGGAATTACGCTAAATAAAAATCCAATTCCTGATTTAAATAGCTTGGAAGAAAGGCTGAAAATTGAACTGGCTAAAAATCCAGAGATGGTGGTCCATATTTATGCTGATCAAGCCATCAATTACGGTAAAGTAGCGGAGTTAATGGCTACAGTACAACATGCTGGAATTTCCAAGCTAGCATTTGTGTCAGTGGAAAAATGA
- a CDS encoding MotA/TolQ/ExbB proton channel family protein: protein MPSFVAQDVVIDITLYTLLFFSLITWTLIFFKMWQFAKNNYYNKQFNAAFWDAPDLNAAEALPADKAKGPKARIAACGFTWLAAMRQPESSVRLKFRGSPAELLEQALRKQTQEEQRKMESGLTMLASIGSTAPFVGLFGTVVGIMHAMHHISESGSASLDVVAGPIGDALIATAIGIAVAVPAVLAYNFFLRRAKHLRASLENFVAGFLHVAFGDVTNKE from the coding sequence ATGCCTTCCTTTGTTGCCCAAGATGTTGTTATTGATATTACTTTATATACCTTGTTGTTTTTTTCACTGATAACATGGACTTTAATTTTTTTTAAAATGTGGCAGTTTGCCAAGAACAATTATTACAATAAGCAATTCAATGCAGCTTTTTGGGATGCACCTGATTTAAATGCTGCTGAAGCCTTACCGGCAGACAAAGCCAAAGGCCCCAAAGCACGAATCGCCGCTTGCGGCTTCACTTGGTTGGCAGCTATGCGTCAACCAGAATCTTCTGTTCGTTTGAAGTTTCGCGGTTCTCCGGCAGAATTATTGGAGCAGGCGTTACGCAAGCAAACACAGGAAGAGCAACGAAAAATGGAAAGTGGCTTAACTATGTTAGCCAGTATAGGGAGTACTGCTCCATTTGTAGGTTTGTTTGGTACTGTGGTCGGGATTATGCATGCCATGCACCATATTAGTGAAAGTGGTTCTGCAAGTTTGGATGTGGTGGCCGGGCCGATAGGTGACGCATTGATTGCAACAGCAATTGGTATTGCTGTTGCTGTGCCTGCTGTATTAGCCTATAACTTTTTTCTGCGTAGAGCTAAGCATTTGAGAGCCTCGCTGGAAAATTTTGTGGCAGGATTTTTGCATGTTGCTTTTGGTGATGTCACAAATAAGGAGTAG
- a CDS encoding potassium transporter Kup, translating to MNQKLTSYSKEQFTSLTLGAIGVVFGDIGTSPLYAVKEVFHDGLTTTAPHVIGVLSLIFWSLTLVVTTKYAIFIMRADNKGEGGIMALMALALNGSRNNKHKQKFIIFIGLLGASLFYGDSIITPAISVLSAVEGLEIMAPNLDKYILPFTILVLFGLFVMQAKGTSKVGRIFSPVMVFWFATLAVLGVINIYKAPEVLQAINPFYGVEMLLQLGWKGMIIMGAVVLSITGAEALYADMGHFGLKPIRAAWFSFVFPALLLNYFGQGALLINNPAAIENPFYLLAPDWALYPLLILSTMATVIASQAVISGAFSITRQAIQLSYCPRMNIRHTSGDEMGQVYVPAVNWILMVAVFILVLTFQSSSALASAYGIAVTGTMMTTTILAFIVIQALWQWNKITSIGFLSFFLIIDLTFLLPNCLKIPTGGWLPLVVGAVLFLVMTTWIKGRELLARHLEEKRVLFEELDEKLNGHPLVSVQGTAIYLARSLHGVPLVLLHNLEHNHVLHEKVIVLTIVTKEEPYVDEAHRVKVRAFGEKRNFYRVKLYFGFQEEQDVRRALQLCSHEGLTIDQKTVSFFIGSERLSFRRQSPMPKWRRPLFRFLTHNSSSAIEYFKIPVERVIELGIRVEL from the coding sequence ATGAACCAAAAACTAACCAGTTACTCCAAGGAACAATTTACCTCACTTACCTTAGGTGCCATTGGCGTTGTATTTGGAGACATAGGCACCAGCCCACTTTATGCTGTTAAAGAAGTGTTTCATGACGGACTAACTACAACAGCACCACATGTCATCGGCGTTTTATCGCTGATTTTCTGGTCTTTAACTCTAGTGGTTACCACAAAATATGCAATTTTCATCATGCGTGCCGATAATAAAGGTGAGGGTGGAATTATGGCTTTGATGGCATTAGCATTAAATGGTTCCCGAAACAATAAACATAAACAAAAATTTATTATTTTTATAGGTTTGCTCGGAGCGTCACTATTCTATGGTGACAGTATCATCACTCCGGCCATTTCGGTCTTGAGCGCCGTGGAAGGCCTGGAAATCATGGCACCCAATCTGGATAAATATATCTTGCCGTTTACCATTCTGGTTTTGTTTGGCTTATTTGTCATGCAAGCTAAAGGCACCAGTAAAGTAGGGCGTATATTTTCACCTGTCATGGTATTTTGGTTTGCTACGCTAGCCGTGCTGGGCGTAATCAACATCTATAAAGCTCCAGAAGTTTTGCAAGCCATTAACCCATTTTATGGTGTAGAAATGCTACTCCAATTAGGCTGGAAAGGGATGATAATCATGGGTGCTGTGGTGCTGTCGATTACAGGTGCCGAAGCTTTATATGCAGATATGGGGCATTTTGGCCTAAAACCAATACGCGCAGCATGGTTCAGTTTTGTTTTTCCAGCATTGTTACTTAATTATTTTGGACAAGGAGCATTGTTAATTAACAACCCAGCTGCAATAGAAAACCCATTTTACCTACTCGCTCCAGACTGGGCACTTTATCCTCTATTAATTTTATCCACCATGGCAACGGTTATTGCTTCTCAGGCTGTAATTTCGGGTGCATTTTCCATTACTCGACAAGCCATACAATTAAGCTATTGTCCGCGCATGAATATTAGACATACCTCTGGCGATGAAATGGGACAAGTTTATGTTCCCGCTGTCAATTGGATATTGATGGTGGCCGTCTTTATTCTGGTATTAACCTTTCAATCGTCTTCTGCACTGGCTTCAGCATACGGCATAGCTGTTACAGGCACCATGATGACGACAACCATTTTAGCATTTATAGTCATTCAGGCTCTGTGGCAATGGAATAAAATCACCAGCATCGGTTTTTTATCCTTTTTTCTAATAATTGACCTGACATTTCTACTACCTAATTGCCTAAAAATCCCCACTGGCGGCTGGCTACCATTAGTTGTAGGTGCTGTATTATTTTTGGTGATGACCACATGGATTAAAGGCCGAGAACTGCTAGCAAGGCATCTAGAAGAAAAACGAGTGCTATTCGAGGAATTGGACGAAAAGCTGAATGGACATCCCTTAGTATCCGTACAAGGCACTGCTATTTATTTAGCCAGAAGCTTACATGGTGTACCTTTAGTCTTACTACACAATCTTGAACACAATCATGTTTTGCACGAAAAAGTCATTGTGCTCACTATTGTCACCAAAGAAGAGCCTTATGTGGACGAAGCACATCGCGTGAAAGTTCGCGCTTTTGGGGAAAAGCGTAACTTTTATCGAGTAAAACTCTATTTTGGCTTTCAGGAAGAACAAGATGTACGTCGAGCATTGCAATTATGCAGCCATGAAGGTTTGACTATAGACCAAAAAACCGTTTCGTTTTTTATCGGCAGTGAACGGCTTTCTTTCCGTCGCCAAAGCCCAATGCCAAAATGGCGTCGTCCGCTATTCAGATTTCTCACCCATAATTCCAGCAGCGCAATAGAGTACTTCAAAATTCCTGTTGAACGCGTTATTGAACTGGGTATTCGCGTTGAACTATAA
- a CDS encoding fumarylacetoacetate hydrolase family protein, whose product MKLLTFSHENRVKIGAILNENVVTATGNIDCGDNMLQFLAAGQRGMLAMQNLIDSGRHQLALADVKILSPVLRPGKFLGLGLNYPDHISETGFQKPEYPTIFTKQSTCVIGTEEAIHCPSVSEKLDYEGELAVVIGQRCRHVNVEDAHQVIAGYTICNDVTVRDWQQRSPTWTLGKSFDTHGPLGPYLVTVDEIVDPHNLTLKTWVDGELRQNANTSEMIFNCYETIAYLTQVMTLEPGDVISTGTPSGVGVKMKPRGYLRPGQVVRIEIEGIGVLTNPVIAEPDNFVAMSN is encoded by the coding sequence ATGAAACTACTCACTTTTAGCCATGAAAATCGCGTCAAAATAGGCGCGATTCTGAATGAAAATGTAGTCACTGCCACTGGCAATATCGACTGTGGTGATAATATGCTGCAATTTTTAGCAGCAGGGCAACGTGGGATGCTTGCTATGCAGAATTTGATCGATTCTGGTCGACATCAATTGGCGTTGGCCGATGTCAAGATACTTTCTCCAGTGCTTCGTCCCGGTAAGTTTTTAGGCTTGGGATTAAATTATCCTGATCACATTAGCGAAACTGGTTTTCAAAAACCAGAATATCCGACTATTTTTACCAAACAAAGTACTTGCGTCATTGGTACTGAGGAGGCGATACATTGTCCGTCAGTGTCCGAAAAACTCGATTATGAAGGTGAGCTAGCCGTTGTAATTGGCCAACGATGTCGGCATGTTAATGTGGAAGATGCGCATCAAGTTATTGCTGGTTACACCATCTGTAATGATGTAACCGTACGTGACTGGCAGCAACGTTCGCCCACTTGGACTTTAGGTAAGTCATTTGATACTCATGGACCACTAGGCCCATACTTGGTGACGGTAGATGAAATAGTTGATCCGCATAACCTTACCCTTAAAACCTGGGTCGACGGCGAGTTACGGCAAAATGCAAATACCAGTGAAATGATTTTCAATTGTTATGAAACGATCGCTTATCTTACTCAAGTGATGACTTTGGAGCCTGGAGACGTAATCAGCACAGGCACCCCAAGTGGAGTGGGAGTTAAAATGAAACCACGTGGCTATTTAAGGCCTGGTCAGGTCGTACGAATTGAGATTGAGGGTATTGGCGTGCTAACTAATCCGGTAATTGCTGAGCCGGATAACTTTGTAGCAATGAGCAATTGA
- a CDS encoding septal ring lytic transglycosylase RlpA family protein has protein sequence MMRKNKYLTNTFLAISLVSFCVLAKAETKKYQLADSQTGIASYFNDKYHGQRTASGEPYNKFALTAAHASLPFGTLLHVVNLRNNHSVDVRINSRVHHANKRLLDLSRQAAKQLGFIQAGTTKIAITILRLGEA, from the coding sequence ATGATGAGAAAAAACAAATACTTAACTAACACTTTTCTAGCGATTTCTCTAGTATCTTTTTGCGTACTGGCTAAAGCCGAAACTAAAAAATACCAGCTAGCAGATAGCCAAACGGGGATAGCTTCTTATTTTAACGACAAGTACCACGGTCAACGCACTGCCAGCGGAGAACCTTACAATAAATTTGCTTTAACTGCAGCGCATGCATCGCTCCCATTCGGCACATTACTGCATGTTGTTAATCTGCGCAACAATCACAGTGTTGATGTACGCATTAACTCCAGAGTTCATCATGCAAATAAACGCTTACTGGACTTATCCAGACAAGCAGCCAAACAACTCGGCTTCATCCAAGCAGGGACTACCAAAATCGCCATTACCATTCTTCGCCTTGGCGAAGCATAG
- a CDS encoding ATP-binding protein, which translates to MINWNYTYAAIWRQNKQYLRPVKHLDTIRLEQLLGIDAQKKLLASNTERFLSALPANNALLWGARGTGKSSLVKALLNEYKDRDLRLVEVDKQDLIYLPEIVDEIREQPQRFIIYCDDLSFEAGDSLYKPLKSVLEGSIELPPENVLFYATSNRRHLLPEHMRDNLETQLIDGEIHYSDSIEEKISLSDRFGLRLSFYPQNTDTYLEIVDSYFPDYQENREHLHKAALDFAHQNASKNGRTAKQFYNSFLGSSHLKVKL; encoded by the coding sequence ATGATCAATTGGAATTATACCTATGCGGCGATCTGGCGACAGAACAAACAATATCTGCGCCCAGTTAAACATCTGGACACAATACGCCTAGAACAACTATTAGGTATAGACGCACAAAAAAAGTTATTAGCAAGCAACACAGAGCGATTCTTATCTGCCTTACCCGCTAATAACGCATTGCTTTGGGGCGCAAGAGGCACAGGCAAATCATCGCTAGTAAAGGCTCTATTAAATGAATATAAAGATAGAGATTTGCGCCTTGTTGAAGTCGACAAACAAGACCTAATTTATCTACCTGAAATTGTTGACGAAATTAGAGAACAACCACAGAGATTTATTATTTACTGTGATGATCTATCTTTTGAAGCTGGCGACAGTCTATATAAACCACTTAAAAGCGTATTAGAAGGTTCAATCGAACTACCTCCAGAAAATGTGCTGTTTTACGCCACATCTAATCGTAGACATTTACTGCCAGAACATATGAGGGATAATCTTGAGACCCAATTGATTGACGGTGAAATACATTATTCTGACAGTATCGAAGAAAAAATCTCGCTTTCAGATCGATTCGGCTTACGCCTTTCATTTTACCCACAAAATACTGACACCTATCTGGAAATTGTGGATAGTTACTTTCCCGATTACCAGGAAAATCGTGAACATCTTCACAAAGCTGCTCTAGATTTTGCTCATCAAAACGCCTCTAAAAATGGCAGAACTGCCAAACAGTTTTACAATAGCTTTTTGGGAAGCTCTCATTTAAAGGTTAAGCTTTAA
- a CDS encoding HDOD domain-containing protein has translation MQESVSEFNPIYQEKPQQKPQPFVHASKDIKIQADCDYLSLATSFNDFLLGEHSENNQPPNEIEIYIIKSLEAMLAGDIPDSVVPRLPDVAMSLLKELTDINISSSTIMSYINRDPALASEVLNMANSSLFRHSTDEKIVNLNKALILLGLDNLKTIVSSVLMKRLVLIAPIYFRMFGQHLWQHSQDCAEACRALAKFYGQCDPNNAYLVGLMHDIGKLAIFGLLTKALGQHLDYQPRGSVFSAIVRDHSQLLSAKIARKWSLPEYLLIALAEQSGEPQDSTMYGFILNQANILSEFKAVAEKGVKMGESFDSLLVKYSIPLPLFKEVFPIEYKALAEVD, from the coding sequence GTGCAGGAAAGTGTATCTGAATTTAATCCTATTTATCAAGAAAAGCCACAGCAAAAGCCACAGCCATTTGTTCACGCTAGTAAGGATATAAAGATACAAGCCGATTGCGATTATTTATCTTTGGCAACTAGTTTTAACGATTTTTTGCTGGGAGAACATTCTGAAAATAATCAACCTCCAAATGAAATAGAAATTTATATTATCAAAAGTCTTGAGGCAATGTTGGCGGGAGATATTCCAGACTCCGTAGTTCCGCGCTTACCTGATGTTGCTATGTCATTGTTGAAAGAATTAACCGATATTAATATTTCCTCAAGCACGATTATGTCTTATATTAATCGCGATCCGGCTCTTGCATCAGAAGTTTTGAATATGGCGAATAGTTCTTTATTTAGGCACAGTACTGATGAAAAGATAGTTAATCTGAATAAGGCTCTAATTTTGTTAGGCCTGGATAATTTAAAAACTATAGTCAGTTCGGTTTTAATGAAGCGACTTGTGCTGATTGCGCCTATCTATTTTCGTATGTTTGGACAGCATTTATGGCAGCATTCACAAGACTGTGCTGAAGCTTGTCGTGCGCTAGCAAAGTTTTATGGTCAATGTGATCCAAATAATGCTTACTTGGTAGGTTTGATGCATGATATTGGAAAATTGGCAATTTTTGGCTTATTAACCAAAGCCTTAGGTCAGCATCTCGATTATCAGCCAAGAGGTTCAGTATTTTCAGCAATTGTTAGGGATCATTCGCAGTTGTTGTCGGCTAAAATAGCCCGAAAATGGAGTTTGCCGGAGTATTTGTTAATTGCGCTTGCAGAGCAATCTGGAGAGCCCCAAGACAGTACTATGTATGGATTTATTTTAAATCAAGCTAATATTCTGTCAGAGTTTAAGGCGGTGGCTGAAAAAGGAGTAAAAATGGGTGAAAGTTTTGATTCACTGTTGGTAAAATACAGTATTCCTTTGCCTTTGTTTAAAGAAGTGTTTCCTATTGAGTATAAGGCATTGGCCGAAGTCGACTGA
- a CDS encoding N-acetyltransferase has translation MLFFPASFYHAEELVALINSAYRGAVSKQGWTSEADLLDGRRTDKNEILRLLTDEDSLLICGQLDGQLVASVLLLHVDQQAQISMLAVSPHYQRQGIGKKLLQQAELIAQQTWSVNRFVMYVISSRTELIAFYERRSYQRTGVLIAFPEKPDLWVSKVPDLRLERLEKQSDTHSANNFAP, from the coding sequence ATGTTGTTTTTTCCTGCCAGTTTTTATCATGCTGAAGAGTTAGTAGCTCTTATCAACTCTGCTTATCGCGGTGCGGTGAGTAAGCAGGGCTGGACATCGGAGGCTGATCTTCTTGATGGACGTCGAACCGATAAAAATGAAATACTGCGGCTTTTAACGGATGAAGACTCATTGTTGATCTGTGGACAGCTTGATGGTCAATTAGTGGCTTCAGTGCTCTTATTGCATGTTGATCAACAGGCACAAATCAGTATGCTTGCTGTTTCGCCACACTATCAGCGTCAAGGTATTGGCAAAAAGTTATTGCAACAGGCAGAATTAATTGCTCAGCAAACTTGGTCCGTAAATCGTTTCGTTATGTATGTGATTTCATCTAGAACGGAGCTGATTGCCTTTTATGAACGAAGATCTTACCAGCGTACTGGCGTTTTAATCGCATTTCCCGAAAAGCCGGATTTATGGGTGTCTAAAGTGCCGGATTTGCGCTTAGAGCGTTTAGAAAAACAGAGCGATACCCATAGTGCAAATAACTTCGCTCCATGA
- a CDS encoding aldo/keto reductase translates to MHKNIYFTSAYAVKVPQIIYGTAWKKERTAALVEQAINLGFRGIDTACQPKHYQEAGVGQGIAASLQSGLQRSELYLQTKFTPLNGQDPLHIPYDKHAPLHEQVQQSFHSSLQNLQTHYLDCLVLHSPLPIQNQLQEVWQAMERLVLDGHVRQLGISNCYDPKQLELLYNTVQIKPAIIQNRFYKESQYDKIIRDFCHQHNIIYQSFWTLTANPHILANSILQKLATRNKMSSAQIFFRYLNQINIVPLTGTSSATHMREDLAIFNFDLSRAECDEISSLF, encoded by the coding sequence ATGCATAAAAACATTTACTTCACATCTGCTTATGCTGTAAAGGTACCACAAATTATATATGGTACAGCCTGGAAAAAAGAACGTACGGCAGCACTTGTGGAACAGGCAATCAATTTAGGCTTTCGAGGCATCGATACCGCTTGTCAGCCAAAGCACTACCAAGAAGCAGGCGTTGGCCAGGGAATAGCAGCCAGCCTACAGAGCGGATTGCAGCGAAGCGAACTTTATTTGCAAACTAAATTTACCCCTTTAAATGGTCAAGACCCTTTACATATTCCTTATGATAAGCACGCCCCTTTGCATGAACAAGTACAGCAATCATTTCATAGCTCTCTACAAAACCTACAAACACATTATCTAGACTGCTTAGTCCTGCATTCACCTTTACCGATTCAGAATCAATTACAAGAGGTTTGGCAAGCAATGGAACGACTGGTATTGGATGGACATGTCAGACAATTGGGCATTAGTAATTGCTACGATCCCAAACAACTTGAATTATTGTATAACACTGTACAAATTAAACCAGCCATCATTCAAAATCGGTTTTATAAAGAATCACAATATGACAAAATCATTCGTGACTTTTGTCATCAACACAATATTATTTATCAAAGCTTTTGGACACTAACAGCAAACCCTCATATTCTGGCAAATAGCATTCTACAAAAACTGGCAACCAGAAATAAAATGAGCAGTGCCCAAATATTTTTCCGTTATCTGAACCAAATCAATATAGTACCTTTAACCGGAACCTCATCAGCTACGCATATGCGCGAAGATTTAGCTATTTTTAATTTTGATCTAAGTCGCGCTGAATGTGATGAAATTAGCTCATTGTTTTAA
- a CDS encoding DUF502 domain-containing protein, translating into MKKLLNYTLIGILAFIPIVVIVQIVLFVKDMLTDLFRFVYGYSDNYFVTFLLFAASFAVITYVGHRVSQGRFSIIAAFENLIERIPLLSTVYRVTKKLVNMIAGHELHEPREVVYLEYPKEGIWVPAYVTNKLENQYVLFVPTSPNPTSGFAVIVHESKVIKSEMSIEQVTSFIISVGADFEKVNEINKLPH; encoded by the coding sequence ATGAAAAAATTACTGAATTATACGTTGATCGGTATTCTCGCATTCATTCCAATTGTAGTGATAGTACAAATTGTGTTGTTTGTTAAGGATATGCTGACCGATTTGTTCCGATTTGTTTACGGTTATTCTGACAACTATTTTGTTACTTTTTTATTATTTGCTGCTAGTTTTGCCGTTATTACTTATGTTGGACATCGCGTTAGCCAGGGTCGGTTTTCAATTATTGCGGCATTTGAGAATTTGATTGAACGAATTCCGTTATTAAGTACTGTCTATAGAGTAACCAAAAAATTGGTCAATATGATTGCCGGTCATGAGCTTCATGAGCCGCGTGAAGTGGTCTATCTGGAATATCCTAAAGAAGGTATTTGGGTACCCGCTTACGTTACCAATAAACTCGAAAATCAGTATGTCTTATTTGTACCCACATCGCCAAACCCTACATCTGGTTTTGCGGTGATTGTTCATGAGTCAAAAGTTATTAAATCTGAAATGAGTATTGAACAGGTGACCAGTTTTATTATTAGTGTGGGCGCTGATTTTGAGAAAGTAAATGAAATAAACAAATTGCCCCATTAA
- a CDS encoding class I SAM-dependent methyltransferase encodes MSLLKALLIQIVAGFVVFVINSYLVKGYLNLWFLIFFQAIVSASFSFLLRQASWWWLINLLFLPSLLLMMAINLPAWLYFVVFVLLVLVFWGTVKGDVPLFLSSSGVADEILALVKRENAGNFVDIGAGVGTVILPIAQHLPCLHVVGLERAPIPWLIAFCRCRQYTNVDVRLGSLWDADLTEYAVVFAFLSPLVMVRVGEKIIREMQAGRLFISAEFPVPLWSPEFVVEIADSRKTRLYCYRIPKSLNTLTTQNFVHS; translated from the coding sequence ATGTCTTTACTAAAAGCATTGCTTATCCAGATTGTTGCTGGGTTTGTCGTATTTGTTATTAATAGTTATCTGGTAAAGGGGTATCTTAATCTCTGGTTTCTGATTTTTTTTCAAGCGATAGTCTCCGCTAGTTTTTCATTCTTGCTTCGCCAGGCTAGCTGGTGGTGGTTAATCAATCTGCTGTTTTTACCTAGTTTATTGCTAATGATGGCAATAAATCTACCTGCTTGGCTATATTTTGTTGTTTTTGTATTGTTGGTTTTGGTATTTTGGGGAACAGTTAAAGGAGATGTGCCACTTTTTTTATCCTCTTCAGGTGTTGCAGATGAGATACTTGCTCTAGTTAAACGTGAAAATGCGGGTAATTTTGTAGATATAGGCGCTGGAGTAGGTACGGTTATTTTGCCTATAGCGCAACATCTGCCCTGTTTGCATGTTGTGGGGTTGGAGCGAGCCCCCATTCCCTGGCTAATTGCATTTTGTCGTTGTCGGCAGTATACAAATGTTGATGTGCGTCTGGGTAGTTTATGGGATGCGGATTTGACAGAATATGCGGTAGTTTTTGCTTTCTTATCGCCATTGGTGATGGTTAGGGTGGGTGAAAAGATTATTAGGGAAATGCAGGCGGGCCGTTTATTCATTTCTGCCGAATTTCCAGTACCACTCTGGTCGCCTGAGTTTGTGGTTGAAATTGCTGACAGCAGAAAAACGCGTCTGTATTGTTATCGCATTCCGAAAAGTCTTAACACTCTGACTACACAAAACTTTGTGCATAGCTAG
- the motB gene encoding flagellar motor protein MotB, with product MAEQPIIFKKVIKKAGHGHHGGAWKIAYADFVTAMMAFFLLMWLLGTTDEKTKKGISDYFQNPWSVAISSGGDGTGDRTHVIQAGGSDMKSQDDGQVQKAEEVPAPPVEAKPEDVEKLAEQQEKQKLEKLQSKIEEMLDANPALAAFRDQIKLESTPEGLKIQIIDAKNRPMFKLASSGIEDYASAILRALAPVINELPNKVSLNGHTDDLPFPTNKSGYSNWELSTDRANVARHELNLGGLAEEKVLRVVGLASSIPYNMQNPSDPINRRISIIVMNKKTENQVLHDGVGDQATGVDPLPTIAPHIQENLKITSPGATK from the coding sequence ATGGCTGAGCAACCCATAATATTCAAGAAAGTAATTAAAAAAGCTGGGCATGGTCATCATGGTGGGGCTTGGAAGATTGCCTATGCTGACTTTGTGACGGCAATGATGGCATTTTTCTTGTTGATGTGGCTCTTAGGGACAACCGATGAAAAAACTAAAAAGGGAATATCCGATTATTTTCAGAACCCATGGAGTGTTGCAATTAGTTCGGGTGGCGATGGTACAGGTGATAGAACCCATGTGATTCAAGCGGGTGGTTCGGATATGAAGTCTCAGGACGATGGACAGGTACAAAAGGCTGAAGAGGTACCTGCTCCTCCAGTAGAAGCTAAACCTGAAGATGTGGAAAAATTGGCAGAACAACAGGAAAAGCAAAAACTGGAAAAACTGCAGAGCAAAATCGAAGAAATGTTGGATGCCAATCCTGCTTTGGCTGCATTTCGAGATCAAATCAAACTTGAGTCTACGCCAGAAGGTTTGAAAATTCAGATTATTGATGCCAAAAATCGGCCTATGTTTAAATTGGCAAGTTCAGGCATAGAAGATTATGCGTCTGCAATTCTTAGGGCCTTAGCGCCGGTGATCAATGAATTGCCCAATAAAGTCAGTCTAAATGGGCATACTGATGACTTACCTTTTCCGACTAATAAATCGGGATATTCGAATTGGGAGCTTTCTACTGATCGTGCCAATGTGGCCAGACACGAATTGAATCTAGGTGGCTTGGCCGAAGAAAAAGTTTTAAGAGTAGTCGGGTTAGCTTCTAGCATTCCTTATAATATGCAAAACCCTTCTGATCCGATAAATAGAAGGATTTCAATTATCGTTATGAATAAAAAAACCGAGAATCAAGTATTGCATGATGGTGTTGGCGATCAAGCGACTGGGGTTGATCCATTACCGACAATAGCACCCCATATACAAGAAAATCTGAAAATTACCTCTCCTGGCGCAACGAAATAA